A window of Ciona intestinalis unplaced genomic scaffold, KH HT001079.1, whole genome shotgun sequence genomic DNA:
TAATTAGATTACCAAGTTTGCAATGCATtacatttggatattttggTTCATTCCTGAAATATTCTATATTGAAAaattcattatgacgtcatcgttattttgatgacgtcatcaaataatttaaaatatgaagttAAAGAGAATTTTATACTCTTCAAACTTTCTATAGCATGTTTTGCTCTAACTGCTATAGTTTGGCTACAAAATCCAATTAGATGATACCtggtcaaaattaaaaattttgaaaaaataggcGACAGTTAAAGTGTTAAACTCACCTTTTTCTTGACGTAGAAAAACTTTGTGTTTCCGTCTCTTTTGAACGGGAGGTTCGCATCATCTGTaaataatgatgtcatcatgatGTCATCATGATGAATAATGCTATATAAGTAGGATATTCTATAACATTTATGCGGATGGTACCGATGTATATGTTACCCCTGGTGGCAGGAACAGCAGAATCAATACGATTGTCACAAACAAAtataccattatgacatcacaaatggATAACTAACCTGGCACAGGGGCGACATCAGAAGTGTTTATGTTGATTGTGTCTTGGAACAAACCCCTTCCACCACTTAGGTTAAAagcttttataatatttgGGTCATCTTGTGGTGGTTGCGTGCCTGAGGAAGGGTCCAGGAGCTTTGTAGCGTTGATACCACCACTAGTAGGAAGGTTGGGGGGAGGGGAAATCGTAACCCCGTCTATTGACAAGGCGCCtgcaattaaatataaacatatagatCCTCAAAACATTGGCGTATGAATATTTATTGTCTCACCTGATGTCTGTGGAATAGAACTTCCCAAATATTCGTCCATTTTATTCGAAAGTGAATTGTCACTCACAACAGGGGGATTCCCAGCAGGTGATTTTACAACAGGGAAATTTTCAGCAGGTAATTTTACAACAGGGGGATTTCCAGCGGGGGATTTTCCAACAGGGGAATTCCCAGCAGGTGATTTTACAACAGGGGGATTCCCAGCAGGTGATTTTACAACAGGGGGATTCCCAGCAGGGGATTTTACAACTGGGGGATTCCCAGCAGGTGATTTTACAACAGGGGGATTCCCAGCAGGTGATTTTACAACAGGGGGATTCCCAGCAGGTGATTTTACAACAGGGGGATTCCCAGCGGAGGATTTTACAACAGGGGGATTCCCAGCAGGTGATTTTACAACAGGGGGATTCCCAGCAGGTGATTTTACAACAGGGGGATTCCCAGCAGGGGATTTTACAACAGGGGGATTCCCAGCAGGGGATTTTACAACAGGGGGATTCCCAGCAGGGGGAATTCTAGCTGGTAAGGTCAAACCAGGGGGATTTCTATTGGAGACTTTTTCCACATTGGCATCCGTAAAAGGGAGATTCCCAGTAGGATTGCTTACATAAGGGGAACTCTCGCCCACAGCTTTTTGTTTGGCCATGAATTGGTCATCGGATAGTTTGGTCCATGAAAGCAAACGGTTTGGTGGGGGGCCCGCTTCGTTTAAAACAGGTTGACTTTCTGTATCAGAGTAATCTGGAGGGGAAACCCCCGTTTTGTTACTTTGAGGGGGATTTTCACTCGGGGGAATCCCTGTTATGTCGACAATCTTATCTAAGGGAATGTCCCCAACTTGATACAAATCTCGAGCAAAATCTGAATTTCCTCCAAAGGTGTCCTGTGGTTAATGGTGGTTGATTAAAGtcagtgttttatttaaataatgacgATTCTATTTTGGACAAAATATATCTTATAGTAAACTATTGGTTGGACTTGGTATTTGTTGGTTGCGTATTTCGTAGCACAAGATCTTGAATGCTATGATCAGTATCttctaattttaaaaggaATAGATCACCAGATTTTTGAGTTGACCACATTATCTTAATTAATTAGTTAGTTTACTCACCAGTGAATCCAACATCATATTCTCAGCCAGTAGTTTGCTTTCCTGAAATATTTAACTCGGTTCGTTAAgttttcttaaatattttgtaaaacataaattatacgTACATAACAGTAGTAGTGATACATAAAcgttgttttaaagaattttaaagaaaaattaaaataataaagaaacaaactaaataccattatgacatcacactacCTGAGCAGCCAACAATTCATCGTCAATATCGGCgagtttaaacaattgttcttcgtgacgtaacaatccaATGTATGACCTCACAAGACAGAATCTAAATATAGgaagtttaataaagaaataaaaaaaaaacattttttttattgattttttttaagaaaactacaataaaagtttggatttgaaaaaaatggcaaaaagtacgaaaacaaaaactacCAAAACTaccaaaacaacaataaaaatcaaacaaaaaaataacaactatgaaaagtcaaaaaacttgacaacaacaaaacaataaataaaaacctaaaacaaacacaaagcAACAAGAATAATAAACAAGAACAAAAGTAGAATCTTACTTTCGTGGATTCATTTTAAGAAATGAAATAATCCCATTATGTTGGTAGACGCACGAGCGCATGTTGTTTGGGAGAtggaatatttgttgtataaGTAAAGCATTGGTGACATGCATTGGGCCGTTGTGGGAAAAGAAATCTTCAAAGTAACTGGGAGTATCAAGGTTACAATCATCgagtatatattttaatatggtATGGTGGTATTACAAGCACTGATGGTGCCAACAATTTTTGGTAATGTTATAcggaaatattatttataaaaatcaaagttaCAACTATCGAGTGTGACTTAATATTCAGTATGGTACATTGGGTAAGATATGCCTTGGGTTCGAAGCTTGaatctgctaccattgtgggcgtatatgtccttgggcaagacactaaacggcaattgctccaacccagtggtcactaatgggtcgtcaaaaatatcagccatacataataattatcacccacaaagttacatacgtggtaacttgtaagcgggcacgaggtgtatgaagcagaacacccgtgttataacgactgtcgttgtcccgacatgcgaggataaataagtaacataagtggtaactcgtaagctggcacaaggtgtatggaacagaacacccgtgttataacgactgtcgttgccccgccatgcgaggataaacaagttacatacgtggtaacttgtaagtgggcacaaggtgtatgaaacagaacacccgtgttataacgattgtcattgccctgccatgcaaggataaataagttacatacgtggtaacttgtaagcgggcacgtggtgtatgaaacagaacacccgtgttataacgattgtcattgccctgctatgcaaggataaataagttacatacgtggtaacttgtaagcgggcacgaggtgtatgaaacagaacacccgtgttataacgtctgttgttgccccgccaagtagggataaataagttacatacgtggtaacttgtaagcgggcacgaggtgtatgaaacagaacacccgtgttataacgactgtcgttgtcccgacATGCGacgataaatattattataacatatgTTACACAACACATGAACCAAATACTCACGAGTATATATCCATcaataatttttcattttcacttatttcaaatctaaaacaaaataaaccataCTTTCTTAGTTTCTAGGGAATATTAGGTTGGGCTGAGAGTTcatccatgtttttatttacttttctcAAAACGTATTCACATTTTTTCTCACAaatattcaaggaattatacaACCGTTTCCTCACTCTATAAAAGCtgtgttaactgtttaaaacacgattattaAATATTGGTTATCATGTGCTAACAGCATCCAACTTACTCCACAGTATAATACAActttataagatatctatgttgtttacaatttatattataagatatctatgtttacaatttatattataagatatctatgccACGTACGCTTGTTCACTTGTAATATTTCCTCCCCCAAGAAAATCCCGTAGACTTACAGCACCTTTCttcttttgtttgttctttttattctTAACGGTTTTGGTCGTCTGGAAAAGTTGAATATTGTAAATGCATGATGAGCGAAACGGCAGGGTCGCCTTCCTTTAGTTTGGGTACAAACACATGGACTAATATGATAtaattatatacagtaggatgggggaagatgggacactttttaactctattttctcgtcccatttagcagtaaacaaagaacattcaaagaattataaaactgtatccccatgactctcatagaccgttgttaattgtttaaaacaggatcaggatatctggatgttatgtgctaaaggtgtcccatcttcccccaccctactatatcacaaaaaggtatttatgttaaaaaatagaagcatttatcaaaaaaacttCTTACAATTTTCCACAACGCAACTTATCAACATAAATATCTTCATATATCTTAATGTTGAAATATCGTGTGCGCTTATTATATGGGGGGGGGGCATGATATGTGGTGGGGTTCAAACACATTATAAAAGGGAACTACATGGAAAAGAATTAGCAGAACTAAATCTAcagaaaagtattttttacaacaaaaatatcttaaatatatttagttagTGAACTGACACAAGTGAATTTGTTTATTCACAAAAACATCAGATTTCCTCACCGTTTCAATTTCTTTCTCATCTTTCCTCAACACTTGAGCGTTCAATATATCTTGCTCTGTAATTACTGTAACATcaacaattatataaacaataaacattatgacataacaatcaCCTTTCAAAGGTTTATTTTCTGGAATTTCTTTCAAAACTTCAGGCTCTTTATTTTCTTCAGGTAACtcctaaacaaatattttgtcctAAACTTGTTGAGATAAGTTTTGTGCTATGAAAGttacaaagataaaataaaagaacattatttgttttgaataTGTTGGGAGAGTCTGTCAAGAACCTTAAAAAGTTTTGCGTCTATGCGTGCCAAGCGTGAATGGTATCAGCCctataaacacaggggaggcagggatagttagacacacaatcctgtgaaacaaatctaacttattggttgtaatgtttactgattaatgcagtgcggAAAAttggttggcctgcccaccccgccaccccaggtttgacGCCTATGTTTACGTTAACCACCAAACACCGACCTCGACTCGGTTGCTTTCCCTCCATTTCAACTTTCGTTCTTTCGCTTCTTTCATCGATTTGCgacgttttataaaatttctatCATTCTTCGATTGTTTGACGTGTTGCTTAGCAACTCGCTCGTCAATTAAATTACCTTCCCATTTCTGTGTTATGATGTtatcattatgatgtcatcaaacattatgatgtcatcaaacaTGTgattaatgacatcatcaacataGACAACTTAcatgtttctttatttgttcaaaTTCATCaataatagaaatcttataaattTGTCCTCGACACCCGTCCGTTACGCATGGTTGGGTAAACACATCctgtataatatttctatgttcaaGTTTCGTTACCTTATACCGTCTAACTTTAATCTATATGTTACAGTGaagtaaaaaacaatgtagcaaaactgttaaataaaaattacctgaatgtatttatatttaaatatattttaaacaacctaaataatACCAACAACATCATAAATTGCTGATATTGTAAATTCTATCAAACAAAATACTTTGTCTCTTTTTTTCTCGTATGTTTCGTTCCTTAGTTTGGTCCAACATTTAATATGAAAACAAATCACGCACTTCCAATGACAGGAAACTTGAACAAACccctgtgtgatgtcataataaaaagGTTATGTGATtcataataaaaagttgttaaagtaggatgggggaaaatgggacacatgtTCAGTGTAttgtctcgtcccatttggtggttaacaaacaacattcaaagaattataaaccgtatattctcacggctcccatggatcgttgttaattgtttgaaacacgaacgggatatttagatattaagtgctaaaggtgtcccatctacccccaccctactatatgttattacaagtttacaaaaattacacaaaaaataattctatTTAACTAACCAGCTAATAAACGAACTGGAATAcctcaaaattaaaatcagttgaataaatttcttttcttttattttctttataacaGTCGTCATATCTGCACACAGCTATAGGTGATGGGGGGTGTCGTAACAATGACGCTAGTTGTTTCATTAATTGAGAAAGTTTTGACAAAGATGATTCCGGAATAACTTGGTCAGTTCCTGGAATaaacattgtgatgtcataatggaattataaaattaaaaaattcttgggccaagaaaaaacaaaaacaattcaaaaatatttttcaaaattatttaaaaatccaaCGTAATTGGGATGAAACATATTCTATATTATGCATGTGTTTAACTATAGAGTTATAACCCATATATTGTAATGTAGGATTGTGAAATAATACCTCATATACATACCATGGCAGTAACACATACACAAGCTACTAAAGCAGCTTATTTAATAGGGTTTCATGCTTCACATTGAAAGTTAATTAGGTTTGTGTTGTATAAGGCGATATATAAATGGCATCCCGCGTTAAAAGTCCATACAACCCACACACCCATGCACTTGCTTCAAATATATTGAAACCAAACCTGGGTAAGTGAGGAATCCACGGAACTGACTTCGATTGATCACATGATTGGCTTGTTGTAATGCTTCACCGCTCACCGTGAAACTATAGAATATCAGTGTAGGGTATTCCCCTTGGTTATATCATAGATATAGCATTAATATACAGTATTGTAACACAAACAATAtgttaacataatatatagtaaacataacatagaaacaacatatataaactgGCTTCTGtgataaaaaaggaaaagcgttaattttatttttacaacgtTTTTAGGTTATGGCATAAAACTATGAAACACACTAAAACACATGGCAGATCCAACACTGGGattatattaatgtttttatatcagaggttaacaaatataaagccTGGTAGCAAGTGCATCAGAATTAGATATCATAATATTAACTATACATAGAAAcagtataaacaaaacatagaaacaccatATTACTTATTGAGTAAATAAAGAGCATGAGCCTTAGCGTATAGCGCCATCGGGTGGTTGAAAGTTGCGACGGGTCGTTCGTTACCGCAGATAAAGTTGAAATAATTAATCGAGCTTCGTATTTCGCCGGGTAACCTCGTCTCCAAAGAAGCGGAACCACGTacgtaatataaaacaaacttctCAGGCGCCGTCATCGATAtctaggggggggggggttagttatggaaagtataaaaaaaaagtgaaaactgAATTATATACAGAAGGTGGGCGATGTTTAACAGGGgttagttatttataaacataaaggGGGGCGCACAGAGACATAGTTAGTTGTGCATTTCTTTCTGCtcgttttaaataatctaATCTTCCTTACTCAGagaaatagaaatataaaagcaaCATTACGGAGTAGCATTATGTAATCTGAGATTTGGGTTCGTATCATATAAGATGTTGTATTTGAGGTAACAAGAGGGTAAACATACATAGGAGTAACAGTAGTGGGGCTTGGGGCAACATATCATCCTAACTTATGAAACAAGGGTGATATGGGGGACAATATATGTTAGTACCCGAAAgcctaaaacagcttttaccttCCTGGTATAAAGTATTATAACGATAAAACAACAAGTGGGATGTTTCCACGCACCTGCGACCCAACGCTGAGCATAAGCTGAATAGCCAAGTTGTAATCTTTCGCTGCGTCATGATATCGATTGTTACAAATCGCTTTCGATGCCGAACGAACAAGTTCTAAATATTCAACACTTGGTGGGGTGGTAGGACTGGGTTCGCGGGCTTTCtgcatagaaatcatatattgttaattatgacgtcatatgaataagtgtaacttatattctcgcatggcggggcaacgacagtcgttataacacgggtgttatgttccatacaccttgtgcccgcttacaagttaccacgtttgtaactttgtaggtgattgttttctgtatggctgataatttggacaacccattagtgcccactgggttggagcaattgccgttaagtttcttgcccatggacacatacgccacaatggtagcagcaagtAACAAAGttggcagcgacgagccttgaacccacgTACCCTCTGGTCACCAGACATAGTTATACCAACCCACCTTTTCCAGAatcttttcattgtttttcttctttgaTTGATTAACCTATAATAAtatgcattgttacgtcacatcaAGGCCAATGCGCGATAAGCGCGAAGGTAAGTATGACGTAATTATCGTGTTTGTTATTCCCGAATATAAAGCTTAAACGGACgatagtgacgtaacaatagtgATTAATGACGCCACACAAATATTTGTTGGTAATAAATCAAAGGAAACGTCGCCGAATACGCGATAACGATCATTATTGTTCTATAAGCGCGAAACCGCGGtcgactgtgacgtaata
This region includes:
- the LOC100175215 gene encoding E3 ubiquitin-protein ligase TTC3-like; translated protein: MLSVGSQISMTAPEKFVLYYVRGSASLETRLPGEIRSSINYFNFICGNERPVATFNHPMALYAKAHALYLLNNFTVSGEALQQANHVINRSQFRGFLTYPGTDQVIPESSLSKLSQLMKQLASLLRHPPSPIAVCRYDDCYKENKRKEIYSTDFNFEGFVQVSCHWKCVICFHIKCWTKLRNETYEKKRDKDVFTQPCVTDGCRGQIYKISIIDEFEQIKKHKWEGNLIDERVAKQHVKQSKNDRNFIKRRKSMKEAKERKLKWRESNRVEELPEENKEPEVLKEIPENKPLKVITEQDILNAQVLRKDEKEIETTTKTVKNKKNKQKKKGAVSLRDFLGGGNITSEQAFEISENEKLLMDIYSYFEDFFSHNGPMHVTNALLIQQIFHLPNNMRSCVYQHNGIISFLKMNPRKFCLVRSYIGLLRHEEQLFKLADIDDELLAAQESKLLAENMMLDSLDTFGGNSDFARDLYQVGDIPLDKIVDITGIPPSENPPQSNKTGVSPPDYSDTESQPVLNEAGPPPNRLLSWTKLSDDQFMAKQKAVGESSPYVSNPTGNLPFTDANVEKVSNRNPPGLTLPARIPPAGNPPVVKSPAGNPPVVKSPAGNPPVVKSPAGNPPVVKSPAGNPPVVKSSAGNPPVVKSPAGNPPVVKSPAGNPPVVKSPAGNPPVVKSPAGNPPVVKSPAGNPPVVKSPAGNSPVGKSPAGNPPVVKLPAENFPVVKSPAGNPPVVSDNSLSNKMDEYLGSSIPQTSGALSIDGVTISPPPNLPTSGGINATKLLDPSSGTQPPQDDPNIIKAFNLSGGRGLFQDTININTSDVAPVPDDANLPFKRDGNTKFFYVKKKKTSKYVQATMTSSTRGVQTKIIPSYEAAIRKLDDEKFMLQNRLEEVNDKFTRLTMTSRTETTTANKKIAELEGDLKSANERAALATQQLEGENRKITKDRQTWMDSIKIMKKQVKDAQDEALQLHRVVEEKEKEILNSRRKLSSLTSESTKLTGDREKLTRLLDDEKKRTMEAELQTLETKENLGLRVLVKARSDCHKISMDMERLARQCVENATIYRELGAGYNIWRSNMEACSSLIKQINKQFAAQSEQIRSGVPLKDLPEIQIPNPPPPGPMPQQIMMRLRITGQPLNLQALSPKETGEPPAPPMPTPRVESPRSSGSPRPPQRPIGTGKPQPRNLQPNNNQQNNEATAAPPKGSFERIMIQLSTLFPNTARQDLALCIKEVRQNNNNSLTGLSLDDIIKQASIVLHKKGIVRSQSGASAPHNGGASVHTWKPQLQTTYRGNDDDEPCVICHEALHALTVHKLKCGHVFHNDCLRQWLSRNRTCPTCRGHAIDTSEYPALS